One part of the Eptesicus fuscus isolate TK198812 chromosome 2, DD_ASM_mEF_20220401, whole genome shotgun sequence genome encodes these proteins:
- the SPATA18 gene encoding mitochondria-eating protein isoform X1 — translation MAENLRKLVSNEFLHTMFENLERWQRDYNSNSCDQNLSYCLEFIEQVAKMQGQLFGILTTTAQEGGRYDGVEVIKSRLLPWLEASFTAASLGKPIDSKVPSLQDTFEKERQKEVGGRDREMKQLEVELSSTHNQINQIQDDLADTPKTLEATKNRSAISLLAAEEEINQLKKQLKSLQAQDESRHRSSAHRASVRKSTERGAERGAERGPELRSSELRRSEHRSADKRSGLDKRITALDKRERCDPEVISDYEKQVRSLKDEIAALTAEKSALQGRSTRSQSPSPAARSRSPAARSRSPGALSRSRSRSRSRSRSHSRGGSRSGSRSRSHSRSRSRSGSPSNAMVKIRTPSPNRAKLSSAARKAALLSRFSDAYSQARLDAQCLLRQCIDSAETVQRIIYIATVEAFHVAKMAFRHFKIRVRKSLTPSYMGANDFEDAVMDYIICHLDLYDSQNSVNDVIRAMNVNPKISFPPEVDFCLLSNFIQEICCIAFAMQTLEPPLDIAFGADGEMFNDFKYRRSYDSDFTAPLVFYHVWPALMENDIVVMKGEAVTKRGAFWNSVRPITRSRSRSLSPICPRSHIGISMLSRSRSPSPIRCALPRY, via the exons ATGGCGGAAAACCTGAGGAAACTGGTCTCCAACGAATTTTTACACACGATGTTCGAGAACCTGGAGCGCTGGCAGAGGGATTACAAC TCAAACTCATGTGATCAGAATCTAAGTTATTGCCTGGAATTCATTGAACAAGTTGCCAAGATGCAGGGACAACTCTTTGGAATCCTCACTACAACAGCTCAAGAAG GAGGACGTTATGATGGTGTGGAAGTAATCAAATCACGCCTTTTGCCTTGGCTGGAGGCCTCCTTTACTGCTGCTTCCCTGGGAAAACCTATTGACAGCAAGGTCCCCTCTCTACAG GACACATttgagaaggagagacagaaagaggttGGTGGTCGGGATCGGGAGATGAAACAATTAGAAGTGGAGCTGAGCTCAACTCATAATCAAATCAACCAGATTCAAGACGA TCTGGCTGACACTCCAAAGACTCTTGAAGCAACCAAGAACAGATCGGCCATATCCCTTTTGGCTGCAGAGGAGGAAATAAATCAGCTAAAAAAgca gCTTAAATCTCTTCAAGCCCAGGACGAGTCCCGCCACAGAAGCTCAGCGCATAGAGCCTCTGTGCGGAAGAGCACAGAGCGAGGTGCAGAGCGAGGTGCAGAGCGAGGTCCCGAACTGAGGTCCTCGGAGTTGAGGCGATCGGAGCATCGCAGCGCAGACAAGCGCAGCGGCTTGGACAAGCGCATCACCGCCCTGGACAAGCGTGAGCGGTGTGACCCCGAAGTGATATCCGATTATGAGAAACAGGTCCGCTCGCTGAAGGACGAGATCGCGGCTCTGACGGCCGAAAAATCTGCCCTCCAAGGAAG GTCCACCCGGAGccagtcccccagcccggccgccCGCAGCCGCAGCCCGGCCGCCCGCAGCCGCAGCCCCGGCGCTctcagccgcagccgcagccgcagccgaaGCCGCAGCCGCAGTCACAGTCGCGGAGGCAGCCGCAGcggcagccgcagccgcagccacagccgcagccgcagccggtCGGGCAGCCCCTCCAACGCGATGGTGAAGATCCGGACGCCGTCCCCGAACCGCGCCAAACTGTCCAGTGCGGCGCGCAAGGCCGCGCTCCTGTCCCGGTTCAGCGACGCCTACTCCCAGGCGCGCCTGGACGCGCAGTGCCTGCTGCGGCAGTGCATCGACAGCGCCGAGACGGTGCAGCGCATCATCTACATCGCCACCGTG gaggcattccATGTAGCTAAAATGGCATTCAGACATTTCAAGATCCGTGTAAGGAAATCTTTGACACCGTCTTATATGGGGGCGAATGACTTTGAGGATGCCGTCATGGATTATATAATTTGTCACCTTGATCTATACGATTCCCAAAACAGTGTCAAC gacGTGATTCGAGCCATGAATGTCAATCCCAAGATTTCCTTCCCTCCGGAAGTTGATTTTTGCCTCCTCAGTAACTTCATCCAGGAGATATGTTGCATTGCCTTTGCAATGCAGACTTTAGAGCCACCCCTCGATATTGCATTTGGGGCCGATGGAGAAATGTTTAATGACTTCAA GTACCGTCGCAGCTATGACTCGGATTTCACGGCGCCCTTGGTCTTCTATCACGTGTGGCCTGCCCTCATGGAGAATGACATCGTCGTTATGAAGGGGGAAGCTGTCACCAAGAGAGGGGCTTTT tgGAACTCTGTGCGACCCATAACCCGAAGTCGAAGCAGGAGTTTAAGTCCCATCTGCCCCCGTAGCCATATTGGGATAAGCATG CTATCTCGAAGTCGGAGTCCTTCTCCAATAAGATGTGCATTGCCAA GGTATTAA
- the SPATA18 gene encoding mitochondria-eating protein isoform X2, whose translation MAENLRKLVSNEFLHTMFENLERWQRDYNSNSCDQNLSYCLEFIEQVAKMQGQLFGILTTTAQEGGRYDGVEVIKSRLLPWLEASFTAASLGKPIDSKVPSLQDTFEKERQKEVGGRDREMKQLEVELSSTHNQINQIQDELKSLQAQDESRHRSSAHRASVRKSTERGAERGAERGPELRSSELRRSEHRSADKRSGLDKRITALDKRERCDPEVISDYEKQVRSLKDEIAALTAEKSALQGRSTRSQSPSPAARSRSPAARSRSPGALSRSRSRSRSRSRSHSRGGSRSGSRSRSHSRSRSRSGSPSNAMVKIRTPSPNRAKLSSAARKAALLSRFSDAYSQARLDAQCLLRQCIDSAETVQRIIYIATVEAFHVAKMAFRHFKIRVRKSLTPSYMGANDFEDAVMDYIICHLDLYDSQNSVNDVIRAMNVNPKISFPPEVDFCLLSNFIQEICCIAFAMQTLEPPLDIAFGADGEMFNDFKYRRSYDSDFTAPLVFYHVWPALMENDIVVMKGEAVTKRGAFWNSVRPITRSRSRSLSPICPRSHIGISMLSRSRSPSPIRCALPRY comes from the exons ATGGCGGAAAACCTGAGGAAACTGGTCTCCAACGAATTTTTACACACGATGTTCGAGAACCTGGAGCGCTGGCAGAGGGATTACAAC TCAAACTCATGTGATCAGAATCTAAGTTATTGCCTGGAATTCATTGAACAAGTTGCCAAGATGCAGGGACAACTCTTTGGAATCCTCACTACAACAGCTCAAGAAG GAGGACGTTATGATGGTGTGGAAGTAATCAAATCACGCCTTTTGCCTTGGCTGGAGGCCTCCTTTACTGCTGCTTCCCTGGGAAAACCTATTGACAGCAAGGTCCCCTCTCTACAG GACACATttgagaaggagagacagaaagaggttGGTGGTCGGGATCGGGAGATGAAACAATTAGAAGTGGAGCTGAGCTCAACTCATAATCAAATCAACCAGATTCAAGACGA gCTTAAATCTCTTCAAGCCCAGGACGAGTCCCGCCACAGAAGCTCAGCGCATAGAGCCTCTGTGCGGAAGAGCACAGAGCGAGGTGCAGAGCGAGGTGCAGAGCGAGGTCCCGAACTGAGGTCCTCGGAGTTGAGGCGATCGGAGCATCGCAGCGCAGACAAGCGCAGCGGCTTGGACAAGCGCATCACCGCCCTGGACAAGCGTGAGCGGTGTGACCCCGAAGTGATATCCGATTATGAGAAACAGGTCCGCTCGCTGAAGGACGAGATCGCGGCTCTGACGGCCGAAAAATCTGCCCTCCAAGGAAG GTCCACCCGGAGccagtcccccagcccggccgccCGCAGCCGCAGCCCGGCCGCCCGCAGCCGCAGCCCCGGCGCTctcagccgcagccgcagccgcagccgaaGCCGCAGCCGCAGTCACAGTCGCGGAGGCAGCCGCAGcggcagccgcagccgcagccacagccgcagccgcagccggtCGGGCAGCCCCTCCAACGCGATGGTGAAGATCCGGACGCCGTCCCCGAACCGCGCCAAACTGTCCAGTGCGGCGCGCAAGGCCGCGCTCCTGTCCCGGTTCAGCGACGCCTACTCCCAGGCGCGCCTGGACGCGCAGTGCCTGCTGCGGCAGTGCATCGACAGCGCCGAGACGGTGCAGCGCATCATCTACATCGCCACCGTG gaggcattccATGTAGCTAAAATGGCATTCAGACATTTCAAGATCCGTGTAAGGAAATCTTTGACACCGTCTTATATGGGGGCGAATGACTTTGAGGATGCCGTCATGGATTATATAATTTGTCACCTTGATCTATACGATTCCCAAAACAGTGTCAAC gacGTGATTCGAGCCATGAATGTCAATCCCAAGATTTCCTTCCCTCCGGAAGTTGATTTTTGCCTCCTCAGTAACTTCATCCAGGAGATATGTTGCATTGCCTTTGCAATGCAGACTTTAGAGCCACCCCTCGATATTGCATTTGGGGCCGATGGAGAAATGTTTAATGACTTCAA GTACCGTCGCAGCTATGACTCGGATTTCACGGCGCCCTTGGTCTTCTATCACGTGTGGCCTGCCCTCATGGAGAATGACATCGTCGTTATGAAGGGGGAAGCTGTCACCAAGAGAGGGGCTTTT tgGAACTCTGTGCGACCCATAACCCGAAGTCGAAGCAGGAGTTTAAGTCCCATCTGCCCCCGTAGCCATATTGGGATAAGCATG CTATCTCGAAGTCGGAGTCCTTCTCCAATAAGATGTGCATTGCCAA GGTATTAA